A single Pseudomonas sp. HN11 DNA region contains:
- a CDS encoding SDR family oxidoreductase — translation MNAAFDFTHHRILVTGASSGIGREIALQLIASGADVFALGRDARALAELGCHTLCLDIADSDALDKILHDLPPLHGLVNCAGISRLEPAAAISADAFDQVMNVNARAAAQVASRVAAKMIEAQIAGSIVNVSSQASLVALDDHLGYCASKAALDAITRVQCAEWGRFGIRVNSVNPTVTLTPMAAMAWSEPSKRDPALAAIPLGRFAETVEVALPVLFLLSRAASMISGVSLPVDGGYTSR, via the coding sequence ATGAACGCAGCCTTCGATTTCACCCATCACCGCATCCTCGTCACCGGCGCCAGCAGCGGCATCGGCCGCGAAATCGCGTTGCAACTGATCGCCAGCGGCGCTGATGTCTTTGCCCTCGGCCGCGACGCCCGCGCGTTGGCGGAACTGGGCTGCCACACCCTGTGCCTGGACATCGCCGACAGTGACGCCCTCGACAAAATCCTGCACGACCTGCCGCCGCTGCACGGCCTGGTCAATTGTGCCGGCATCTCACGCCTGGAGCCTGCCGCCGCCATCAGTGCCGACGCATTCGACCAGGTCATGAACGTCAACGCCCGTGCCGCTGCGCAAGTCGCCAGCCGCGTCGCCGCCAAGATGATCGAAGCGCAAATCGCCGGCAGCATCGTCAACGTCTCCAGCCAAGCCTCGCTGGTGGCCTTGGACGATCATCTCGGCTACTGCGCCTCAAAGGCCGCGCTGGATGCGATTACCCGCGTGCAATGCGCCGAGTGGGGCCGTTTTGGGATTCGCGTCAACAGCGTCAACCCAACGGTGACGCTTACACCGATGGCTGCCATGGCCTGGTCCGAACCGTCCAAGCGCGACCCGGCTCTGGCGGCCATCCCGTTGGGGCGTTTTGCTGAAACCGTGGAGGTGGCCTTGCCGGTGCTGTTCCTGCTGAGCCGCGCCGCCAGCATGATCAGCGGCGTCAGCCTGCCCGTCGATGGTGGTTATACCAGCCGTTAG
- a CDS encoding sterol desaturase family protein: MVHPTETFRARYRATVAPHYNPWLHASFVFGYGIVCMALAWSSTHQISAVQWLTVPATLVFFNLCIYLVHRHLGHHKHALARLFYARHTGDHHSFFTPGHMTYDSPRDWRVILFPAWLIVLHSLAITLPAWWLLQHLSPNIAGLFAGCMILGYLLYEVFHACEHLPVDHPVARLPWIRQMHHLHALHHRRELMQGRNFNIVLPLMDYLFGTLHWEPRPHDKQESS; encoded by the coding sequence ATGGTCCACCCCACCGAGACCTTTCGCGCCCGTTACCGCGCCACGGTTGCGCCCCACTACAACCCCTGGTTGCACGCCAGTTTCGTGTTCGGCTACGGCATTGTATGCATGGCCCTGGCCTGGTCATCCACGCATCAGATCAGCGCTGTGCAATGGCTCACCGTGCCCGCTACCCTGGTGTTCTTCAACCTCTGCATCTACCTCGTGCACCGCCACCTCGGCCACCACAAACACGCCTTGGCCCGGCTGTTCTACGCACGCCACACCGGCGATCATCACAGTTTCTTCACCCCCGGCCACATGACCTACGACAGCCCCCGCGACTGGCGCGTGATCCTGTTCCCAGCCTGGCTCATCGTGCTGCACAGCCTGGCTATCACCCTGCCCGCCTGGTGGTTGCTCCAACACCTGAGCCCTAACATCGCCGGGCTATTCGCCGGGTGCATGATCCTCGGGTATTTACTTTACGAAGTGTTTCACGCCTGCGAGCACTTGCCCGTAGACCACCCCGTGGCTCGCCTGCCGTGGATCCGCCAGATGCATCACTTGCACGCGCTGCATCACCGCCGTGAGCTGATGCAGGGGCGCAACTTCAACATCGTCCTCCCCCTGATGGATTACCTGTTCGGCACCCTGCATTGGGAGCCGCGCCCCCACGACAAACAGGAATCGTCATGA
- a CDS encoding sugar ABC transporter ATP-binding protein produces MSSLLKLENICKRYPGVQALKSINLQVERGEIHALLGENGAGKSTLMKILGGVEHQDEGQILIDGQAQQFATYRDAIAAGIGIVFQEFSLIPYLTAVENIFLGHELSNRFGLLRKREMVEASEALFKRLGVTIDLQCAVKHLSVAEQQFVEIAKALALDARLLVLDEPTATLTPSEAELLFDIMRELKRQGVAVIFISHHLEEIFQVCDRISVLRDGGNVGVTDVADSDIDRLVEMMVGRRLECSFPPKPNIERGPLLLEVKDIQLVRNGPHNSFQLHRGEILGFAGLVGSGRTELALGMMGALPSVSKDVWLRGEKITLDDPAQALAHGIGLLPESRKSEGLITDFSIRENISLNNLPKYQNASGLIDKNRECASVEGLMKQLSIKAPSSESRVFNLSGGNQQKVVIARWINHQCDVLVFDEPTRGIDVGAKAQIYALMRSLTEQGYAIIMISSELPEVIGMCDRVAVFHKGAIVKVLEASAVNPQEVMRHATGGSSEYVH; encoded by the coding sequence ATGAGCAGTCTTCTGAAGTTGGAAAACATCTGTAAGCGGTATCCGGGCGTACAGGCCCTCAAGTCCATCAACCTGCAAGTCGAGCGCGGTGAGATTCATGCCTTGCTCGGCGAAAACGGCGCGGGCAAATCGACGCTGATGAAGATCCTCGGCGGCGTCGAGCACCAAGACGAAGGCCAGATCCTGATCGACGGCCAGGCGCAGCAGTTCGCGACCTATCGCGATGCGATTGCCGCCGGCATCGGCATCGTGTTCCAGGAATTCAGCCTGATTCCCTACCTCACGGCGGTGGAAAACATCTTCCTCGGCCATGAGCTGAGCAACCGCTTCGGCCTGCTGCGCAAGCGCGAAATGGTCGAGGCCAGCGAGGCGTTGTTCAAGCGCCTGGGCGTGACCATCGACCTGCAATGCGCGGTCAAGCACCTGAGCGTGGCCGAGCAGCAGTTTGTCGAAATCGCTAAAGCCCTGGCCCTGGATGCGCGCCTGCTGGTGTTGGATGAACCGACTGCCACGCTGACACCGAGCGAGGCTGAGCTGCTGTTTGACATCATGCGGGAACTCAAGCGCCAAGGCGTGGCGGTGATTTTCATCTCCCATCACCTGGAGGAGATTTTCCAGGTGTGCGACCGCATCAGCGTGTTGCGCGACGGCGGCAATGTGGGCGTTACCGATGTGGCTGACAGTGATATCGACCGGCTGGTCGAGATGATGGTCGGGCGCCGCCTGGAATGCAGTTTTCCACCCAAACCGAACATCGAGCGCGGCCCGCTTTTGCTGGAGGTCAAGGACATCCAACTGGTGCGCAACGGCCCGCACAACAGCTTTCAGCTGCACAGGGGCGAGATCCTCGGCTTTGCCGGACTGGTCGGTTCCGGTCGTACCGAACTGGCCCTGGGCATGATGGGTGCGCTGCCGTCGGTGAGCAAAGACGTGTGGCTGCGCGGTGAGAAAATCACCCTCGACGACCCGGCCCAGGCTCTGGCCCACGGCATCGGCCTACTGCCGGAAAGCCGCAAGAGCGAAGGGCTGATCACCGACTTCAGCATTCGCGAAAACATCTCGCTGAACAACCTGCCCAAATACCAGAACGCCTCGGGCCTGATCGACAAGAACCGCGAATGCGCCAGCGTCGAAGGCCTGATGAAGCAACTGTCGATCAAGGCCCCCAGCAGCGAAAGCCGGGTGTTCAACCTCAGCGGCGGCAACCAGCAAAAGGTGGTGATCGCCCGCTGGATCAACCACCAGTGCGACGTGCTGGTGTTCGACGAACCTACCCGTGGCATCGACGTGGGGGCCAAGGCGCAGATTTATGCGCTGATGCGCAGCCTCACCGAACAAGGCTACGCAATCATCATGATTTCCTCCGAATTGCCGGAAGTCATCGGCATGTGCGACCGCGTCGCCGTGTTCCACAAGGGCGCCATCGTCAAGGTACTCGAAGCGTCTGCCGTCAATCCTCAAGAGGTCATGCGCCATGCAACAGGGGGCTCAAGTGAATACGTCCATTAG
- a CDS encoding substrate-binding domain-containing protein — protein MKMLPKTLCLLAVSITLGSAAPAFADAAKPIRIGASFQEINNPYFVTMKNALEEAGATIGAKLIITDARHDVSKQVSDVEDMLQKGIDILLINPTDSVGVQSAVKSAHAAGVVVVAVDAQADGPLDSFVGSKNFDAGFQACEYLAKHIGDKGNIAILDGIAVVPILERVRGCKEAVAKHPDIKIVSIQNGKQERDQALTVTENMLQAQPTLKGIFSVNDNGSLGALSAIEASGLDVKLVSVDGAPEAIKAIQKPGSKFIATSAQYPRDQIRLALGIALAKKWGAQVPATIPVDITLIDQAKAKDFSW, from the coding sequence ATGAAAATGCTCCCGAAAACCCTGTGTTTATTGGCTGTAAGCATCACCCTCGGCTCCGCTGCCCCAGCATTTGCCGACGCTGCCAAACCGATCCGCATCGGCGCCTCCTTCCAGGAAATCAATAACCCCTATTTCGTCACCATGAAAAATGCCCTGGAAGAAGCCGGGGCGACCATCGGCGCCAAACTGATCATCACCGACGCCCGCCACGACGTGTCCAAGCAAGTCAGCGACGTCGAAGACATGCTGCAAAAAGGCATCGATATCCTGCTGATCAACCCCACGGATTCGGTCGGCGTGCAATCTGCGGTCAAGTCCGCCCACGCCGCCGGTGTCGTGGTCGTCGCGGTAGACGCCCAGGCCGACGGCCCGCTGGACTCCTTCGTCGGTTCGAAAAACTTCGACGCCGGCTTCCAGGCCTGTGAGTATCTGGCCAAGCACATCGGCGACAAAGGCAATATCGCCATCCTCGACGGCATTGCCGTGGTGCCGATCCTGGAGCGTGTGCGCGGTTGCAAAGAGGCCGTGGCCAAGCACCCGGACATCAAGATTGTCAGCATCCAGAACGGCAAGCAGGAGCGCGACCAGGCGCTGACCGTCACCGAGAACATGTTGCAGGCCCAGCCCACCCTCAAGGGCATTTTCAGCGTGAATGACAACGGCTCCCTCGGTGCACTATCAGCGATCGAAGCCAGTGGCCTGGACGTGAAACTGGTCAGTGTCGACGGCGCGCCGGAAGCGATCAAGGCGATCCAGAAGCCCGGCAGCAAGTTCATCGCCACCTCAGCGCAATACCCGCGCGACCAGATCCGCCTGGCCCTGGGCATTGCCCTGGCCAAGAAGTGGGGCGCGCAGGTGCCGGCTACCATTCCAGTAGACATCACCCTGATCGATCAGGCCAAGGCCAAGGATTTCAGCTGGTAA
- a CDS encoding FGGY-family carbohydrate kinase, producing MNYVMGVDIGTQSTKALLVDGQGMIIAQHSLGYRVDTPKVRWAEQWPQVWLDAVEACVAQCMAKAGVAAEQVKALCISSLYGGSGIAVDAQITPLHPCLIWMDRRAGEQVDWVREQVDRERLFAVTGNSVDSYYGFTKMLWLKQHQPQVWAKTRYLLPPNSYINWCFTGELAVDHSSAGNIGGVYDVKARDWSGEMLDALGIPQAMMPERLVYSGEIVGGLLESWAARLGLQAGTPILAGGVDAAMATLAAGVTQPGNHVAMIGTSMCWGYLNQQVDAHHGLVSMPHVYNGHRDLYIFGGAITAGASVSWFREHFCQAEEQQAKADGQNSLVLLEQRAMNIPAGSEGLLFLPYLMGERSPVWDDRASGSFVGLNLYHSRIHLYRAVLEGVSFALRHNIEAGTRGAHSLDPRLIVVGGASHSDLWMQIIADVTRYPVYTIVQEVEAALGAALLAAHTVGLVSDGEMDRGWVQLELRAEPKVENVQAYDRAFAEYLKLYPALKPIMHSLQEN from the coding sequence ATGAACTACGTGATGGGTGTCGACATAGGAACCCAGAGCACCAAGGCGCTGCTGGTGGATGGTCAAGGCATGATCATCGCCCAGCACAGCCTGGGGTATCGCGTGGATACCCCCAAAGTGCGCTGGGCCGAACAATGGCCGCAGGTCTGGCTGGACGCTGTCGAGGCCTGCGTGGCGCAGTGCATGGCCAAAGCGGGCGTGGCGGCGGAGCAGGTCAAGGCGCTGTGCATCAGTAGCCTGTATGGCGGTTCGGGGATTGCGGTGGATGCACAGATCACACCGCTGCACCCGTGCCTGATCTGGATGGACCGCCGTGCCGGTGAGCAGGTGGACTGGGTCCGCGAGCAGGTGGACCGGGAGCGGCTGTTCGCTGTGACCGGCAATTCGGTGGACAGTTACTACGGCTTCACCAAGATGCTTTGGCTCAAGCAGCACCAGCCGCAGGTGTGGGCGAAAACACGCTACCTTCTGCCGCCCAACAGCTATATCAACTGGTGCTTCACTGGTGAGTTGGCGGTGGATCATAGCAGCGCCGGCAATATCGGCGGCGTTTACGACGTGAAGGCGCGCGACTGGTCTGGCGAGATGCTCGATGCGCTGGGCATACCGCAGGCGATGATGCCGGAGCGCCTGGTGTATTCCGGCGAAATCGTCGGCGGTTTGTTGGAGAGTTGGGCGGCGCGCCTGGGGCTCCAGGCAGGTACACCGATTCTTGCCGGTGGCGTCGATGCGGCCATGGCAACCTTGGCTGCAGGTGTGACTCAGCCAGGCAACCACGTGGCGATGATCGGCACCAGCATGTGTTGGGGTTACCTCAACCAGCAAGTAGATGCACACCATGGTTTGGTGAGCATGCCCCATGTCTACAACGGCCACCGCGACCTGTACATCTTCGGCGGCGCGATCACGGCTGGTGCTTCGGTCAGCTGGTTTCGCGAGCACTTCTGCCAGGCCGAAGAGCAGCAGGCCAAGGCCGACGGCCAGAACAGTTTGGTGCTGTTGGAGCAGCGCGCAATGAACATTCCGGCGGGCAGCGAAGGCCTGTTGTTCCTGCCGTACCTGATGGGCGAGCGCAGTCCGGTGTGGGATGACCGCGCCAGTGGCAGCTTTGTCGGCTTGAACCTCTATCACAGCCGCATTCATCTATATCGCGCGGTGCTGGAGGGGGTGAGTTTTGCCCTGCGCCACAACATCGAAGCGGGCACGCGCGGTGCGCATTCCCTGGACCCGCGCTTGATCGTGGTGGGCGGGGCAAGCCATTCGGATTTGTGGATGCAGATCATCGCCGATGTGACGCGTTACCCGGTATACACCATTGTCCAGGAGGTGGAAGCGGCGCTGGGAGCGGCGTTGTTGGCGGCGCACACGGTGGGGTTGGTGAGTGATGGAGAGATGGACAGGGGATGGGTGCAGTTGGAACTGCGGGCTGAGCCCAAGGTGGAAAATGTCCAGGCGTATGACCGGGCGTTTGCCGAGTATCTGAAGCTGTATCCCGCCCTGAAACCGATCATGCACAGCCTTCAGGAGAACTGA
- a CDS encoding alcohol dehydrogenase catalytic domain-containing protein codes for MDKHTEMQAVVCHGPKDYRLERIGRPQARANELVIRIAACGICASDCKCHSGAAMFWGGDNPWVKAPVVPGHEFFGYVVEAGEGAEEHFEVAVGDKVIAEQIVPCGKCRFCKSGKYWMCEVHNIFGFQREVAEGGMAQYMRIPKTAIVHKIPESVSLEDSALVEPMACSIHTVNRGDIQLDDVVVIAGAGTLGLCMVQVAALKTPKKLVVIDMVDERLELAKKFGADVVINPSRDNAREIINGLTDNYGCDVYIETTGVPAGVTQGLDLIRKLGRFVEFSVFGAETTVDWSIIGDRKELDVRGAHLGPYCYPIAIDLFERGLVTSQGIVTHDFPLDDYAEAFELANSTKSIKVLLKPVI; via the coding sequence ATGGACAAGCACACCGAAATGCAAGCCGTCGTCTGCCACGGCCCCAAAGACTACCGCCTGGAACGCATCGGCAGACCCCAGGCACGCGCCAATGAACTGGTGATCCGCATCGCCGCCTGTGGCATCTGTGCCAGTGACTGCAAGTGCCACTCCGGCGCTGCGATGTTCTGGGGCGGTGACAACCCGTGGGTCAAGGCGCCGGTGGTGCCGGGGCATGAATTTTTTGGCTATGTGGTGGAAGCGGGCGAGGGTGCCGAAGAACACTTCGAAGTCGCGGTGGGCGATAAGGTGATCGCCGAGCAGATCGTGCCGTGCGGCAAGTGCCGCTTCTGCAAATCCGGCAAATACTGGATGTGCGAAGTGCACAACATCTTCGGCTTCCAGCGGGAAGTGGCCGAAGGTGGCATGGCCCAGTACATGCGTATTCCCAAGACCGCCATCGTGCACAAGATCCCTGAGTCGGTATCGCTGGAGGACTCGGCGCTGGTGGAGCCGATGGCCTGCTCGATCCACACCGTCAACCGTGGCGATATCCAGCTCGACGATGTGGTGGTGATCGCCGGTGCCGGCACCCTTGGTTTGTGCATGGTCCAGGTCGCTGCGCTGAAAACCCCGAAAAAACTGGTGGTGATCGACATGGTCGACGAGCGTCTGGAGCTGGCAAAAAAATTCGGTGCTGATGTGGTGATCAACCCGTCGCGGGACAACGCCCGCGAGATCATCAACGGCCTCACCGACAACTATGGCTGCGATGTGTACATCGAGACCACCGGCGTACCGGCGGGCGTGACCCAGGGCCTGGACCTGATCCGCAAGCTCGGGCGCTTTGTCGAGTTCAGCGTGTTTGGCGCCGAGACTACGGTCGACTGGTCGATCATCGGCGATCGCAAGGAGCTGGACGTGCGCGGTGCCCACCTCGGGCCTTACTGCTACCCGATCGCAATCGACCTGTTTGAACGCGGCCTGGTCACCTCCCAAGGCATCGTCACCCATGATTTCCCGTTGGATGATTACGCCGAAGCGTTTGAGCTGGCCAACTCGACCAAGTCAATCAAGGTACTGTTGAAGCCGGTGATCTGA
- a CDS encoding LacI family DNA-binding transcriptional regulator: MNKKKSVTISDIAKRVGMTTITVSRALSKPDLVKPATLARILEVAREMDYVPNVFARGLKRSESLIIGVITASVDNPFYSEMIKAISREAKQHGYTIMLVDTDELEELESKAVDTLLGYRVAGIILSPVSDEPSYQPDYLERLGNGKTPVVLLDRTIHDSPFSRVVLDNYHSGIQAAQYLLRQTPALKRLLVLTGPEHSRITVERLKGLREVLVEHPQVQVEVHAGDYTLMPSYLHTLDYLAEHSAPDAIMGFNQLITLGALRALRMHNIPHDSLTICGIDRLPFADIFGVPIACVAHDASLAGSSAVRLLLDRVEDPFKPRDKVVIAGRLENG, translated from the coding sequence ATGAACAAGAAAAAGTCCGTCACCATCAGCGACATTGCCAAACGGGTCGGCATGACCACCATCACGGTGTCCCGCGCACTGAGCAAACCCGACCTGGTCAAGCCGGCCACCCTGGCGCGTATCCTCGAAGTGGCCCGCGAGATGGACTACGTGCCCAACGTCTTCGCGCGCGGGCTCAAGCGCAGTGAAAGCCTGATCATCGGCGTGATCACCGCCTCGGTGGACAACCCGTTCTACAGCGAAATGATCAAGGCGATTTCCCGCGAGGCCAAACAGCACGGCTACACCATCATGCTGGTAGACACCGACGAGCTGGAAGAGTTGGAAAGCAAAGCCGTGGACACCCTGCTGGGCTACCGCGTGGCGGGGATCATCCTGTCGCCGGTCTCGGATGAGCCGAGCTACCAGCCCGACTACCTCGAACGCCTGGGCAACGGCAAGACGCCGGTGGTGCTGCTCGATCGCACGATCCACGACAGCCCGTTCAGCCGCGTGGTGCTCGACAACTACCACAGCGGCATCCAGGCTGCGCAGTACTTGCTGCGCCAGACGCCCGCGCTCAAGCGCCTGCTGGTGCTGACCGGCCCCGAGCACTCACGCATCACCGTGGAGCGCCTCAAAGGCCTGCGCGAAGTGTTGGTCGAGCATCCTCAGGTGCAGGTCGAAGTGCACGCCGGCGATTACACGCTGATGCCGTCCTACCTGCATACCCTCGACTACCTGGCCGAACATTCGGCGCCGGACGCGATCATGGGTTTCAACCAGTTGATCACCCTCGGTGCCCTGCGCGCATTGCGCATGCACAACATCCCTCACGACAGCCTGACCATCTGCGGCATCGACCGCCTGCCCTTCGCCGATATCTTCGGCGTGCCCATCGCCTGCGTGGCCCACGACGCCTCCCTGGCCGGCAGCAGCGCGGTACGCTTGTTGCTCGACCGCGTGGAAGACCCGTTCAAGCCACGGGACAAAGTGGTGATCGCCGGTCGGCTGGAGAACGGCTAA
- a CDS encoding ABC transporter permease, protein MQQGAQVNTSISTGDSSRLRLNLARLVRSPAFYPFVGLVVVTLVMILASDTFLTASNLSNIARQVSINAIIAVGMTCVILTGGIDLSVGPVMALSGTLTAGLMVAGLPPGLAIGAGMLIGVAFGIGNGLFVAYLHMPPIIVTLATMGIARGLGLMYTDGYPISGLPEWFGFFGRQSLFGIEVPILIMLITYAAAYVLLQHTRIGRYIYAIGGNEEAVRLSGVRAARFKLLVYGISGLTAAIAGLVLTSRLMSGQPNAGVSFELDAIAAVVLGGASIAGGRGVIVGTLLGAMLLGVLNNGLNMLGVSPYVQSVIKGGIILLAIFISRQRHK, encoded by the coding sequence ATGCAACAGGGGGCTCAAGTGAATACGTCCATTAGTACCGGCGACAGCAGCCGGTTGCGCCTGAACCTGGCGCGGCTGGTGCGCTCGCCGGCGTTCTATCCGTTCGTGGGGCTGGTGGTGGTGACCCTGGTGATGATCCTCGCCAGCGACACTTTCCTCACCGCCAGCAACCTGTCGAACATCGCCCGCCAGGTGTCGATCAACGCGATCATCGCCGTGGGCATGACCTGCGTGATCCTCACCGGCGGCATCGATCTGTCGGTAGGACCGGTGATGGCCTTGTCCGGCACGCTCACGGCCGGGTTGATGGTCGCGGGCCTGCCGCCCGGCCTGGCGATTGGCGCGGGCATGTTGATCGGCGTGGCCTTTGGCATTGGCAACGGCCTGTTCGTCGCCTACCTGCACATGCCGCCGATCATCGTCACCCTGGCGACCATGGGCATCGCCCGGGGCCTGGGCCTGATGTACACCGACGGCTACCCGATTTCCGGGCTGCCGGAGTGGTTCGGCTTCTTCGGTCGCCAGAGCCTGTTCGGCATCGAAGTGCCGATCCTGATCATGCTGATCACGTATGCCGCCGCCTATGTGCTGCTGCAACACACGCGTATCGGCCGCTACATCTATGCCATCGGCGGCAATGAGGAAGCGGTGCGATTGTCTGGCGTGCGTGCGGCGCGCTTCAAGTTGCTGGTGTACGGCATCAGCGGCCTGACGGCGGCAATTGCCGGGCTGGTACTCACCTCACGGCTGATGAGCGGCCAGCCGAATGCCGGTGTGTCGTTTGAGCTGGACGCGATTGCTGCCGTGGTACTCGGCGGCGCGTCGATTGCCGGTGGGCGCGGCGTGATCGTCGGCACCTTGCTCGGCGCCATGCTCCTCGGCGTGTTGAACAACGGATTGAACATGCTCGGCGTGTCGCCCTACGTCCAAAGCGTGATCAAGGGCGGGATCATTTTGCTGGCGATTTTCATCAGCCGTCAGCGCCATAAATAA
- a CDS encoding SMP-30/gluconolactonase/LRE family protein, translated as MSTRPKKLRHLLFVLFLAVVAFLLLMPTKVQPVNWTPPKAPSMKSGPYAENQRLKGVQKIGAQDIAGPEALLLDTQGYLISGLHDGRIIRTSPDSRSLEVLANTGGRPLGLALHPDGRLIIADGIKGLLALDAKRQLTTLSTSANGVPFGFTDDVTVDASGRYAYFSDASSHWGYGQDGEAVIEHGGDGRLLRYDFSNGSTDVLLEQLQFANGVALGPDENFVLVNETGAYRISRYWLKGEHAGTHDLFIDNLPGLPDNLSFNGQDRFWVALYSPRTALLDSFAGYPMLRKVMVRALMVVPKPIERKAFVLGLDTEGKVIANLQDGSAGNYSPITTAREYGNWLYLGSLKNTSMARLPLSLALAGE; from the coding sequence ATGAGTACCCGTCCGAAAAAACTGCGTCATCTGCTGTTTGTATTGTTTCTGGCGGTGGTCGCCTTTCTGCTGTTGATGCCCACAAAGGTGCAACCGGTGAACTGGACGCCACCCAAGGCACCGTCCATGAAGAGCGGCCCCTACGCCGAGAATCAGCGCCTCAAGGGCGTACAGAAAATCGGCGCCCAGGACATCGCCGGGCCCGAAGCCTTGCTGTTGGATACACAGGGTTATCTGATCAGTGGGCTACATGACGGACGCATCATCCGTACCTCGCCCGACAGCCGCAGCCTGGAAGTATTGGCCAATACCGGCGGGCGGCCGCTGGGCCTGGCGCTGCACCCGGATGGCCGCCTGATCATTGCCGATGGGATCAAGGGTTTGCTCGCGCTCGATGCAAAGCGTCAGCTGACCACCTTGAGCACCAGCGCCAACGGCGTGCCCTTCGGCTTCACCGATGACGTCACCGTGGACGCCAGCGGGCGTTATGCCTACTTCAGCGATGCCTCGAGCCACTGGGGCTATGGGCAGGACGGCGAAGCGGTGATCGAGCACGGCGGCGACGGTCGACTGTTGCGCTATGACTTCAGCAACGGCAGCACCGATGTGCTACTGGAGCAACTGCAATTCGCCAATGGCGTGGCCTTGGGGCCGGATGAAAACTTCGTGCTGGTGAATGAAACCGGCGCCTATCGCATCAGCCGTTATTGGCTCAAAGGCGAGCACGCTGGCACCCATGACCTGTTCATCGACAACCTGCCCGGCCTGCCGGACAACCTCAGCTTCAACGGCCAGGACCGTTTCTGGGTGGCACTGTACTCGCCTCGCACTGCCTTGCTGGACAGCTTTGCCGGCTACCCAATGCTGCGCAAGGTGATGGTGCGGGCGCTGATGGTGGTGCCCAAGCCCATCGAGCGCAAAGCCTTTGTGCTGGGGTTGGATACCGAGGGGAAGGTCATCGCCAACCTGCAGGATGGCAGCGCGGGGAACTACTCGCCGATCACCACCGCGCGGGAGTACGGAAACTGGCTGTACCTGGGCTCGCTGAAAAACACAAGCATGGCGCGCTTGCCGTTGTCGCTGGCATTGGCGGGCGAATGA